The proteins below come from a single Edaphobacter acidisoli genomic window:
- a CDS encoding endo-alpha-N-acetylgalactosaminidase family protein, producing the protein MNRRKLLKLGVTGVAVAGSQKMFPQLAALDTHAKQQHVVLRTSSLELALDSSNGLPLTYRLLKSGIVFRGESAGTPLQARICRHSPWSFSDVEVRPTGHSTAQRHADFHFAAAISGTSAATFTLRYALQGNTVRVTLEDIRESPGFELISLPMPTLVSVSEDDSAAWLAHGDDGGDFVSLGEAHAGKLGLNTFWGEINGVLPVIMTGHSGAVCVQETTAYMDGTLLSVTGEAPGRRASMGTTKVHRVDGGACYDMNLGRGAPKDCGNQTTPNLLVDQPSSCRLDFLEPSASGAGLGWLDGARLVRARMPEIPNHFYDDKFVYGIRVDEPKFPKPSATFEHCEEMIRTIHAMTDDSPQLVHLWGWQFRGKDTGYPAVNVVDERIGGYDGMMRLMERTKPLNATVSLSDNYDDAYRSSPAWNEAMIARKPDGDLWKSREWTGEESYIQGLAKYMEGPGPERVRYSCERYKLPGTIHVDVLSYYAIRNDWDRKRPASGIRNLYAGRYRVLEEFKKHGVDVTSEGLRYPFIGKMSMSWYAGGPKPCPFGGSPIPMLSMIYRKSAVWGRAKNSDDILLLMMFYGEAQHNIFNGDAPLDRMLDCFYLAMVPWFKLHLLNIEGFERNQDTTLTTLEGAGNHIDIDWKKQSYSVSLDGAEVARNGATFCPIGRDRIALYSVAAGPLTAVLPGDWNPSEVTAVALSPSGKEPVHFQLDNRSVTVNVQARQPVMLYRKDLAQQKA; encoded by the coding sequence ATGAATCGCCGAAAACTTTTGAAGCTTGGTGTTACTGGTGTAGCCGTTGCCGGAAGCCAGAAGATGTTTCCGCAACTGGCTGCACTGGATACGCATGCGAAGCAACAGCATGTGGTGTTGCGGACGTCCTCGCTTGAGCTGGCGCTGGATAGCTCCAACGGCCTTCCACTCACGTACCGTCTGCTGAAATCCGGCATTGTCTTCCGTGGTGAAAGCGCCGGCACTCCGCTGCAGGCACGCATTTGCCGTCATAGTCCGTGGTCCTTCTCGGATGTCGAAGTGCGACCGACAGGTCATTCCACGGCGCAGCGTCATGCGGATTTTCACTTTGCAGCAGCCATCTCGGGTACTTCGGCTGCAACGTTCACACTGCGTTATGCGCTCCAGGGCAATACCGTTCGCGTTACGTTGGAAGACATTCGGGAGAGTCCCGGTTTCGAACTCATCTCGCTTCCCATGCCGACGCTTGTAAGCGTCAGCGAAGACGACAGCGCTGCGTGGCTGGCCCATGGTGACGATGGCGGAGATTTCGTCTCGCTTGGCGAAGCACATGCAGGCAAGCTCGGACTGAATACATTCTGGGGAGAGATCAACGGTGTGCTTCCCGTGATCATGACTGGACACTCCGGTGCGGTGTGCGTGCAGGAGACAACTGCTTATATGGACGGCACTCTTCTCTCTGTCACAGGAGAAGCCCCTGGCAGGCGCGCGTCCATGGGAACGACCAAGGTCCATCGTGTCGACGGCGGGGCCTGCTATGACATGAACCTGGGTAGAGGAGCACCGAAGGATTGCGGCAACCAGACAACGCCGAACCTGCTCGTTGACCAGCCATCGTCGTGCCGTCTCGATTTTCTTGAACCCTCTGCCTCGGGCGCAGGGCTCGGTTGGCTTGATGGGGCGCGTCTGGTTCGCGCGCGAATGCCTGAGATTCCGAACCATTTTTACGACGATAAGTTTGTCTATGGAATCCGTGTCGATGAGCCGAAGTTTCCCAAACCATCGGCCACCTTTGAACACTGCGAAGAGATGATTCGCACCATCCATGCCATGACGGACGACTCGCCTCAACTGGTGCACCTGTGGGGTTGGCAGTTTCGCGGCAAAGATACGGGCTATCCCGCAGTCAATGTTGTTGACGAGCGTATTGGCGGCTATGACGGCATGATGCGTTTAATGGAACGGACCAAACCGTTGAATGCTACGGTGAGCCTTTCGGATAATTACGACGACGCATACCGCAGCAGCCCTGCATGGAATGAGGCGATGATTGCACGCAAGCCGGATGGCGATCTGTGGAAGAGCCGCGAGTGGACTGGCGAGGAATCTTATATCCAGGGGCTCGCGAAGTACATGGAAGGGCCGGGCCCGGAGCGTGTTCGATACAGCTGCGAACGCTACAAATTGCCGGGAACAATCCACGTCGATGTGCTTTCGTACTATGCGATTCGCAACGACTGGGACCGGAAGCGTCCTGCGAGTGGAATAAGAAATCTTTACGCGGGGCGTTATCGTGTGCTCGAAGAATTTAAGAAGCACGGAGTCGATGTGACCTCCGAGGGGCTTCGATATCCATTCATCGGCAAGATGAGCATGAGCTGGTACGCAGGCGGCCCCAAGCCGTGCCCGTTTGGCGGAAGTCCCATCCCGATGCTTTCCATGATCTATCGCAAAAGCGCGGTCTGGGGGCGCGCGAAAAACTCGGACGACATTCTGCTGTTGATGATGTTTTACGGCGAAGCGCAGCACAACATCTTCAACGGCGATGCGCCTCTTGACCGGATGCTGGATTGCTTTTACCTGGCGATGGTTCCCTGGTTCAAACTTCATCTGCTCAACATTGAGGGCTTTGAACGCAATCAGGACACGACGCTCACCACGTTGGAAGGTGCAGGCAACCACATCGACATTGATTGGAAGAAACAGAGCTACTCTGTATCGCTCGACGGAGCCGAAGTAGCGAGAAATGGAGCAACGTTCTGTCCTATTGGGAGAGACCGTATAGCACTGTACAGTGTGGCCGCTGGTCCGCTTACTGCTGTCCTTCCGGGTGATTGGAATCCCAGCGAAGTGACGGCAGTGGCCCTGTCACCCAGCGGGAAAGAGCCTGTCCATTTTCAACTGGATAATCGAAGCGTCACCGTCAATGTGCAGGCGCGCCAGCCAGTCATGCTCTATCGAAAAGACCTCGCACAGCAGAAGGCATAA
- a CDS encoding TonB-dependent receptor — protein sequence MYPKNFNLWCLVLTLFAVMSLPLAAQHTSAGVNGTVSDASGLVLPGADVVLTNVDTNVAAHAKTNNSGYFAFVNVNPGQYTMTIKKSGFKTVILPPFQLVVDQTFTANQKMDIGTVSETVTVDASAEGVMLQRSSSELGNVIEAKEIQNLPLNGRNFTQLMILSPGVTPISTAQGSGISTTDAGISAIPGTAFFKPSFFGQQNRETFYLMDGIVNTDLRGAIYGFLPIIDAMQEFKMQSHMDSAEFGVVTGGVINMLSRSGTNQFHGSIWEFDRNNLFDARNSFSDFCSVGRCAPGTPTTTPAAPGHYTQNEFGAAIGGPIFKDKLFFYGAYEGWRYSKPVLSQTLLPTAQEIGGDFSSSYYQNPIFNPYSTTCAGGKCTVQQFKCDASGNPITPNSNGIQTGGTNCLKVPSALLSSTMQAYMKAYYLTPNAASSEPSGYNFIESRPNIDNNNSYQLRIDFHKSDKNFGFGRISQMWVYDTSPIAGTIGSNVSHYHAYNFGGGYTHVFGPNLIMDVRGGAMLKPYQFSQANAPGGYSAAEQAGFSNLAQYGGMYVNLGGPYSTSNAGQEGTLYRGNPVINGGGSVTWIKANHTLKAGVDYIYQNRLQRNLYQQFTFSDSTTSNINASKTGNSLASALLGLPATFTAQNPDFSEDYFSMSLWSGYIQDSWKATAKLTINAGIRYDYIPAIHMLNDRLANALDIPNQKYIIQKNVSACTSTFSNPCIPGGIESVSHNSNISFANGTQQVGSPIEDNIGPRLGFAYQAYDKTVVNGGVGILYDTITARSQWVQNNIEGPTWPWTTGISAQQVNFSQGGVWQGGAGNPLTQITNLEGNFPNPVIAATPWLSTGGGYVSAPNFKDQRAVEYNLQVQQQLGNSSVFTLGYAGSKSTRLDFTGFANAASQASPAGTALTTIDTYKYMPWMAPGWHYSTDTGYANYNALLAQFQKRMSRGLNTIVSYTWSKNLDNSSGWFNAENGTGGGSVVQSFFTPRNAYGISSYDTRHFFSWSTVYSLPFGKDQRWMQTGWLSYLFGGVTANYVFQAHSGQPYNLGVGGDPANISGDNGSITSYSRPNVIGNPAQGGCGTTPIGKRGATGYCEFNPNAFAIPSGSFGNMGKMIYRMPNYNNLDFSLVKVTPLYEGFNLELRAESFNTYNAVIPGGPGTTIGNSSAGLATTLGNTPRELQFGAKITF from the coding sequence ATGTATCCGAAAAATTTCAATCTGTGGTGTCTGGTTTTGACGCTGTTTGCGGTCATGTCATTGCCCCTGGCTGCTCAGCACACGTCTGCAGGCGTGAACGGGACGGTCAGCGATGCGTCGGGGCTGGTGCTTCCTGGTGCAGACGTCGTGCTGACCAACGTCGACACGAACGTAGCGGCACACGCGAAGACGAACAACAGCGGGTACTTTGCATTCGTCAACGTCAATCCTGGTCAATACACGATGACGATCAAGAAGTCTGGATTCAAGACGGTGATTCTTCCGCCCTTCCAGCTTGTGGTTGACCAGACATTTACCGCAAACCAGAAGATGGATATTGGCACGGTCAGCGAGACGGTTACGGTGGACGCGAGCGCGGAAGGTGTGATGCTGCAACGGAGCTCCTCGGAGCTTGGCAATGTAATCGAGGCAAAAGAGATTCAGAATTTGCCGCTCAACGGGCGCAACTTTACGCAGTTGATGATTCTTTCTCCTGGCGTGACTCCGATTTCGACGGCGCAGGGATCTGGCATCAGCACGACCGATGCCGGCATCAGCGCGATTCCCGGCACTGCATTTTTCAAGCCGTCGTTCTTCGGTCAGCAGAACCGCGAGACGTTTTACCTGATGGATGGAATCGTCAACACGGACCTTCGCGGCGCTATCTATGGCTTTCTGCCCATCATTGATGCGATGCAGGAGTTCAAGATGCAGTCGCACATGGACAGCGCGGAGTTTGGTGTGGTGACCGGCGGAGTCATTAACATGCTCTCAAGGTCTGGCACCAATCAGTTTCATGGGTCCATTTGGGAGTTCGACCGGAACAACCTGTTCGACGCGCGCAACTCGTTCTCCGATTTCTGTTCTGTGGGCCGGTGCGCTCCTGGCACTCCGACGACCACTCCCGCTGCGCCGGGACACTACACGCAAAATGAATTTGGCGCCGCAATCGGTGGGCCCATCTTCAAGGACAAGCTGTTTTTCTATGGCGCGTATGAGGGCTGGCGCTACAGCAAGCCGGTCCTCTCGCAGACGTTGCTTCCGACAGCGCAGGAAATCGGCGGCGATTTCTCCAGCTCTTATTACCAGAATCCGATCTTCAATCCTTACTCGACGACGTGTGCAGGAGGAAAATGCACGGTTCAGCAATTTAAATGCGATGCCTCCGGCAACCCGATCACACCCAATTCGAATGGCATACAGACAGGCGGCACGAATTGCCTGAAGGTCCCCTCGGCTTTGCTTAGCTCCACGATGCAGGCCTATATGAAGGCTTATTACCTGACGCCGAATGCGGCGAGCTCGGAGCCTTCTGGATACAACTTCATCGAGAGCCGCCCGAATATCGATAACAACAATAGCTATCAGCTTCGGATTGACTTTCATAAGAGCGATAAGAACTTTGGCTTTGGCCGAATCAGCCAGATGTGGGTCTATGACACCTCGCCCATTGCAGGGACCATCGGCTCGAACGTCTCGCACTACCACGCATACAACTTCGGCGGCGGATACACGCATGTGTTTGGCCCGAACCTCATCATGGATGTTCGTGGCGGAGCGATGCTGAAGCCTTATCAGTTCAGCCAGGCGAATGCACCTGGAGGCTATAGTGCGGCGGAACAGGCTGGATTTTCCAACCTGGCTCAGTATGGTGGCATGTACGTCAATCTGGGTGGTCCATACAGCACTTCGAATGCCGGCCAGGAAGGCACGCTGTATCGTGGCAATCCTGTAATTAATGGCGGAGGCAGTGTGACCTGGATCAAAGCCAACCACACGCTGAAGGCAGGTGTTGACTACATCTATCAGAACCGTCTGCAGCGCAACCTGTATCAGCAGTTCACGTTCAGCGATTCGACGACCAGCAACATCAATGCATCGAAGACAGGCAATTCGCTTGCATCGGCACTGCTTGGGCTTCCGGCCACCTTTACAGCGCAGAACCCTGACTTTTCGGAAGACTACTTCAGCATGTCACTGTGGTCTGGCTATATTCAGGATTCGTGGAAGGCAACTGCCAAGCTGACCATCAATGCAGGAATTCGGTACGACTACATTCCTGCAATTCACATGCTGAACGACAGGCTCGCGAATGCTCTCGACATTCCGAATCAGAAGTACATCATTCAGAAGAACGTGTCTGCGTGCACTTCTACCTTCTCGAATCCATGCATCCCTGGCGGCATCGAGTCTGTGTCGCACAACAGCAATATCTCCTTTGCCAACGGGACACAGCAGGTCGGATCGCCCATCGAGGACAACATCGGGCCGCGTCTTGGTTTTGCATACCAGGCTTATGACAAGACCGTTGTCAATGGTGGTGTCGGCATTCTGTACGACACCATTACGGCCCGCAGCCAATGGGTGCAGAACAATATCGAAGGTCCGACATGGCCATGGACGACCGGCATCTCGGCGCAGCAGGTGAACTTCTCACAAGGCGGTGTATGGCAGGGAGGCGCAGGCAATCCTCTGACGCAGATCACCAATCTTGAGGGCAACTTTCCGAATCCGGTGATCGCGGCTACTCCATGGTTGAGCACGGGCGGCGGATATGTCAGCGCACCAAACTTCAAGGACCAGCGTGCGGTCGAATACAACCTGCAGGTTCAGCAGCAGTTGGGAAACAGCTCGGTCTTCACGCTCGGATATGCGGGTTCGAAGAGCACGCGTCTGGACTTCACCGGCTTTGCGAACGCCGCGTCGCAAGCGTCGCCTGCCGGAACGGCTCTTACGACGATTGACACGTACAAATACATGCCATGGATGGCGCCGGGGTGGCACTACTCCACTGATACCGGATATGCCAACTACAACGCATTGCTGGCGCAGTTCCAGAAGCGCATGTCGCGTGGGCTCAACACCATTGTCTCGTATACGTGGTCGAAGAATCTGGACAACAGCAGCGGATGGTTCAACGCAGAAAACGGAACGGGAGGCGGATCGGTCGTTCAGAGCTTCTTTACACCTCGCAACGCATACGGAATCTCATCGTATGACACACGCCACTTCTTTAGCTGGAGCACGGTCTATAGTCTTCCGTTTGGCAAAGACCAGCGCTGGATGCAGACGGGATGGCTCTCGTATCTGTTCGGTGGTGTGACTGCCAACTATGTCTTCCAGGCGCACTCCGGTCAGCCATATAACCTCGGCGTAGGAGGCGATCCGGCGAACATATCCGGCGATAACGGCTCCATCACCAGCTACTCGCGGCCAAACGTGATCGGCAATCCAGCGCAGGGTGGTTGTGGAACCACTCCCATCGGCAAGCGTGGCGCGACGGGTTACTGCGAATTCAACCCCAACGCTTTTGCGATTCCAAGCGGATCGTTCGGAAACATGGGCAAGATGATTTATCGGATGCCGAACTACAACAACCTGGATTTCTCTCTCGTCAAAGTGACGCCTCTGTATGAGGGATTCAATCTGGAACTGCGTGCCGAATCGTTCAACACGTATAACGCCGTCATTCCGGGCGGTCCGGGCACCACCATTGGAAACTCATCTGCCGGGTTGGCAACAACGCTCGGAAATACTCCGCGAGAGTTGCAGTTCGGTGCGAAGATTACGTTCTAA
- a CDS encoding glycoside hydrolase family 2 protein gives MFLRTLSRRQFIGGAAATSAAFSSALSPMQALAAEPYFPPKSPRQKLSFNIDWRFLRSDATGAEAPSFDDSSWATISTPHTYNDVDSFRDLISHSHGDVGIYQGLAWYRKRFRLPADFAGKKLILEFEGMRQAGDIYLNGKAIGLYENGINAYGVDISNAVQFGAHDNVLAVKVDNRSTYKERATGTPFEWNADDFNPNFGGINRRVWLHVMDNIHQTLPLYYGLETTGVYIHAGNFNIAARNETVTVESQVQNASSKPATVALSVVIVNPTGKKAATFKGKPAEVAAGEKLVLSATGSLTHARFWSVEDPALYDVYTILKVNGRVVDVAQTTTGFRKAEFKGGAGTGGVYLNEKFVYLKGFAQRSTNEWAGLGQAYPDWMHEYTANMIRACHGNYIRWMHISPQKVDADAMARNGIIQVCPAGDKERDATGRQWQQRVEVMRNSMIYYRNNPSILFWEAGNTVITPDHMREMVALRQQWDPHGQRVIGCRGNSDDSANTAISSIAEYFGVMIGQDPRTDQLTGPTAIFRGYSAQRRDRAPIIECEDFRDEASRRYWDNDSPPYFGFKKGPQDAYEYTSESFALAGIKRYWDYWTNRISNTDPAHAKWSGYASIYFSDSDADGRQDSSEVARVSGKVDAVRLPKEIYFAHRVMQNTQPDLHILGHWTYPTKTVKTIYIISNAESVELFLNGRSLGKSTQRTSGVIFSFSAIEFAPGTLKAVGSIRNRAVAEQTLTTTDTPAAIRLTPTLNPAGWQADGEDIALLDVEVIDAEGRRVPTDDARVDFTCTGPAIWRGGYNSGKLDSTNNLYLNTECGINRVAVRSTLTPGAITITASRPGLKPATLQLNTRPLTSRTLL, from the coding sequence ATGTTCCTGCGAACTCTGTCACGACGCCAGTTCATCGGAGGCGCAGCCGCCACTTCAGCCGCATTTTCTTCAGCACTCTCACCCATGCAAGCGCTGGCAGCCGAGCCGTACTTCCCTCCAAAATCGCCGCGCCAAAAACTAAGCTTCAATATCGACTGGCGCTTCCTGCGCTCCGATGCCACAGGTGCAGAAGCCCCCTCATTCGACGATTCCTCCTGGGCCACCATCAGCACACCCCACACCTATAACGACGTCGACTCCTTCCGCGATCTCATCTCCCACAGCCACGGAGACGTCGGCATCTATCAGGGCCTTGCCTGGTATCGCAAACGTTTCCGTCTTCCAGCAGACTTTGCCGGAAAGAAACTCATACTCGAGTTCGAAGGCATGCGCCAGGCCGGGGACATCTACCTCAACGGCAAAGCCATCGGCCTCTACGAAAACGGCATCAACGCATACGGTGTCGATATCTCCAACGCAGTCCAGTTCGGCGCCCACGACAACGTGCTCGCCGTCAAAGTCGACAACCGCTCCACCTACAAGGAGCGAGCCACCGGGACGCCCTTCGAGTGGAACGCCGACGACTTCAACCCGAACTTCGGCGGAATCAACCGCCGCGTCTGGCTGCACGTCATGGACAACATCCACCAGACGTTGCCGCTCTACTATGGCCTCGAAACCACCGGCGTCTACATCCACGCCGGCAACTTCAACATCGCCGCACGCAACGAGACCGTCACCGTCGAATCGCAAGTGCAAAACGCCTCCAGCAAACCGGCCACCGTCGCACTCTCGGTAGTCATCGTCAACCCCACAGGCAAAAAGGCCGCAACCTTCAAAGGCAAACCCGCAGAAGTAGCCGCAGGTGAAAAGCTCGTGCTCAGCGCCACCGGCTCGCTCACCCACGCGCGCTTCTGGAGCGTCGAGGACCCCGCGCTCTACGACGTCTACACCATCCTCAAAGTCAACGGCCGAGTCGTCGACGTCGCCCAAACCACCACCGGCTTCCGCAAAGCCGAATTCAAAGGCGGCGCTGGAACCGGCGGCGTCTATCTCAACGAAAAATTCGTCTACCTCAAAGGCTTCGCCCAGCGCTCCACCAACGAGTGGGCCGGGCTCGGCCAGGCCTATCCCGACTGGATGCACGAGTACACCGCGAACATGATCCGCGCCTGCCACGGCAACTACATCCGTTGGATGCACATCTCGCCGCAAAAAGTCGACGCCGACGCGATGGCCCGCAACGGCATCATCCAGGTCTGCCCCGCCGGCGACAAAGAGCGCGACGCCACCGGCCGCCAGTGGCAGCAGCGCGTCGAAGTCATGCGCAACTCGATGATCTACTACCGCAACAACCCCAGCATCCTCTTCTGGGAGGCAGGCAACACCGTCATCACACCCGACCACATGCGCGAGATGGTTGCCCTGCGCCAGCAGTGGGACCCGCACGGCCAGCGCGTCATCGGCTGCCGCGGCAACAGCGACGACTCCGCCAACACCGCCATCTCCTCCATCGCCGAATACTTCGGCGTCATGATCGGCCAGGATCCCAGGACCGACCAGCTCACCGGCCCTACCGCCATCTTCCGCGGCTACAGCGCCCAGCGCCGCGACCGCGCCCCCATCATCGAGTGCGAAGACTTCCGCGACGAAGCCTCCCGCCGCTACTGGGACAACGACTCCCCACCCTACTTCGGCTTCAAAAAAGGCCCGCAAGACGCCTACGAGTACACCTCCGAGTCCTTCGCCCTCGCCGGAATCAAACGTTACTGGGACTACTGGACGAACCGCATCTCCAACACCGACCCGGCCCACGCGAAATGGTCCGGCTACGCCTCCATCTACTTCTCCGACTCCGACGCCGACGGCCGCCAGGACTCCAGCGAAGTCGCCCGCGTCAGCGGCAAAGTCGACGCCGTGCGCCTGCCAAAAGAAATCTACTTCGCGCACCGCGTCATGCAAAATACGCAGCCAGACCTGCACATCCTCGGCCACTGGACCTACCCCACCAAAACCGTCAAGACCATCTACATCATCTCCAACGCCGAATCCGTCGAGCTCTTCCTCAACGGCCGCTCGCTCGGCAAAAGCACGCAGCGCACGAGCGGCGTCATCTTCTCATTCTCCGCAATCGAATTCGCCCCCGGCACACTCAAAGCCGTCGGCAGCATCCGCAACCGCGCCGTAGCCGAGCAAACCCTCACCACCACAGACACACCCGCCGCCATACGCCTCACACCCACACTCAATCCCGCAGGCTGGCAAGCCGACGGCGAAGACATCGCCCTCCTCGACGTCGAAGTCATCGACGCCGAAGGCCGCCGCGTCCCCACCGACGACGCCCGCGTCGACTTCACCTGCACCGGCCCAGCCATCTGGCGTGGCGGATACAACAGCGGCAAGCTCGACTCCACCAACAACCTCTACCTCAACACCGAATGCGGCATCAACCGCGTAGCCGTGCGCTCCACACTCACACCCGGCGCCATCACCATCACCGCCAGCCGCCCCGGACTCAAGCCCGCAACCCTCCAACTCAACACCAGGCCCCTGACCTCACGCACCCTGCTATAA
- a CDS encoding spinster family MFS transporter: MTSASKPTGNTASVIGATTALVLLTALNFVNYIDRYILPGVQEQIKGEFHITDAQIGSLTLWFMLAYMLTSPITGWLGDRFPRKPMIVIAALFWSGINFFTASVHSYDSLNLRHAALGIGEASFGIFAPAILADFYPEDQRNRVLTIFNVAIPVGAALGYLVGGTVGEHFGWRTSFIVSAVPGTIIAILIAIFMKEPARGASQRDKAKFEKETVRSLLHNPAYLCSILGYAAVTFSLGGISWWMPSFLQRVDGRSESSAAFLMGAITVVTGLGGTITGGAIAQKWSMRNPKALYLVPAISAATAVPPALVCFFGPHSLTLPSLAVAIFLIFLGTGPVNAATLNAVRPEIRATAMAGQLFIIHALGDAISPRIIGTVSDHSNLNLGLGSTLVTMLIGAIIFFIGARFAPPLHSVEAVTAA, from the coding sequence ATGACCTCCGCGAGCAAACCCACCGGCAACACCGCCTCCGTCATCGGCGCGACCACCGCGCTGGTGCTGCTCACCGCGCTCAACTTCGTCAACTACATCGACCGCTACATCCTCCCCGGCGTGCAAGAGCAGATCAAGGGCGAGTTCCACATCACCGATGCTCAAATCGGCTCGCTCACCCTCTGGTTCATGCTTGCCTACATGCTCACCTCGCCCATCACCGGCTGGCTGGGCGACCGCTTCCCCCGCAAGCCGATGATCGTCATCGCCGCGCTCTTCTGGAGCGGCATCAACTTCTTCACCGCCTCCGTCCACTCCTACGACTCGCTCAACCTCCGCCACGCCGCCCTCGGCATCGGCGAAGCCAGCTTCGGCATCTTCGCCCCCGCCATCCTCGCCGACTTCTACCCCGAAGACCAGCGCAACCGCGTCCTTACCATCTTCAACGTCGCGATCCCTGTCGGCGCAGCGCTCGGCTACCTCGTCGGCGGCACCGTGGGCGAACACTTCGGCTGGCGCACCTCCTTCATCGTCTCCGCCGTGCCGGGCACGATCATCGCGATCCTCATCGCCATCTTCATGAAGGAGCCCGCCCGCGGCGCGAGCCAGCGCGACAAGGCGAAGTTCGAAAAAGAGACCGTGCGCTCGCTGCTGCACAACCCGGCGTATCTCTGCTCCATCCTCGGCTACGCGGCGGTGACTTTCTCACTCGGAGGCATCTCCTGGTGGATGCCCTCGTTCCTCCAGCGAGTCGACGGCCGCAGCGAATCCTCCGCCGCCTTCCTCATGGGAGCCATCACCGTCGTCACCGGCCTCGGCGGCACCATCACCGGCGGAGCCATCGCGCAGAAGTGGTCCATGCGCAACCCGAAGGCGCTCTACCTCGTCCCCGCCATCAGCGCAGCCACAGCCGTCCCACCCGCGCTCGTCTGCTTCTTCGGACCACACTCTCTGACCTTGCCGAGCCTCGCAGTCGCCATCTTCCTGATCTTCCTCGGCACCGGCCCCGTCAACGCCGCAACGCTCAACGCCGTGCGCCCCGAGATCCGCGCCACCGCCATGGCCGGCCAGCTCTTCATCATCCACGCGCTCGGCGACGCCATCAGCCCACGCATCATCGGCACCGTCAGCGACCACTCCAACCTCAACCTCGGCCTCGGCTCCACACTCGTCACCATGCTCATCGGCGCCATCATCTTCTTCATCGGCGCACGCTTCGCCCCACCGCTGCACTCGGTAGAAGCCGTCACCGCAGCATGA
- a CDS encoding glycosyltransferase, with the protein MTHSLKIIAETLAWLIALAWLWKFIGAARGLPRIPNLCDAQYNRTPEGKPSITVIVPARNEAENIAATLESLLAQDYPVQIIAVDDRSSDRTGAIIDALAAQYRDHLTTLHVVTLPEGWLGKPHAMALAARHAIALHQPTYLLFTDADVLFQPEALRRSLAQAVATQADHFVTFPTPLVKSPGEGMMLGFLQVMGLWVTRPWLASNPRAKRDALGIGAFCMVRPEAYQQIGGFESLRLEILEDVNFARNIKKSGLRQRVAIAPGMVSLHWASGAMGIVRTMTKNLFAVFNFRLWLMLLAAAGIKLLTVVPVIFLFFPETCLPAIISFAAIAGLYILSQRYSRISAWNAILFPAGAVMFLISLLLSTVATLRQGGVIWRGTFYPLTELRKAKP; encoded by the coding sequence ATGACGCACAGCCTCAAAATCATCGCCGAAACCCTCGCCTGGCTCATCGCCCTCGCATGGCTCTGGAAGTTCATCGGAGCAGCCCGCGGCCTCCCGCGCATCCCCAACCTCTGCGACGCGCAATACAACCGCACGCCCGAAGGCAAACCATCCATCACCGTCATCGTCCCGGCGCGCAACGAAGCCGAAAACATCGCGGCCACGCTCGAATCATTGCTCGCGCAAGACTACCCGGTCCAAATCATCGCCGTAGACGACCGCTCCTCCGATCGAACCGGCGCCATCATCGACGCGCTCGCAGCCCAATACCGCGACCACCTCACCACACTCCACGTCGTCACCCTCCCCGAAGGCTGGCTCGGAAAACCTCACGCGATGGCCCTCGCCGCCCGCCACGCCATCGCTCTCCACCAGCCCACCTACCTCCTCTTCACCGACGCCGACGTCCTCTTTCAACCCGAAGCCCTCCGCCGCTCCTTAGCCCAAGCCGTCGCAACCCAGGCCGACCACTTCGTCACCTTCCCCACCCCGCTCGTCAAAAGCCCCGGCGAAGGCATGATGCTCGGCTTCCTCCAGGTCATGGGTCTCTGGGTCACACGGCCATGGCTGGCATCGAACCCGCGCGCCAAACGAGACGCACTCGGCATCGGAGCCTTCTGCATGGTGCGTCCCGAAGCCTACCAGCAAATCGGCGGCTTCGAATCCCTCCGCCTTGAGATTCTTGAGGACGTCAACTTCGCTCGCAACATTAAAAAATCCGGCCTCCGCCAACGAGTAGCCATCGCCCCCGGCATGGTCTCGCTCCACTGGGCCTCAGGAGCGATGGGCATCGTCCGCACGATGACCAAAAACCTCTTCGCCGTCTTCAACTTTCGCCTCTGGCTGATGCTCCTTGCCGCAGCAGGCATCAAACTCCTCACCGTCGTCCCCGTCATCTTCCTGTTCTTCCCCGAAACCTGCCTGCCCGCCATCATCTCCTTCGCCGCCATCGCAGGACTCTACATCCTCTCCCAACGCTACAGCCGCATCTCCGCATGGAACGCAATCCTGTTCCCCGCCGGAGCAGTCATGTTCCTCATCAGCCTGCTCCTCTCAACCGTAGCCACCCTACGTCAAGGCGGAGTCATCTGGCGCGGCACCTTCTACCCCCTCACCGAACTCCGCAAGGCAAAACCGTAA